Proteins from one Falco naumanni isolate bFalNau1 chromosome 10, bFalNau1.pat, whole genome shotgun sequence genomic window:
- the CCM2L gene encoding cerebral cavernous malformations 2 protein-like isoform X1: protein MDCEAKKGKKGFVSPIKRLVFPKVARRPALRSSVYRRPLHSVPLYPPDYLIDPQILLHDYVEKEVKFLGHLTWVTSSLNPSSRDEVLQLLDTARQLKELPLQTTPEQDSILSLSARCLLLTWRDNEELILRIPTHEIAAASYLRDDALHLLILKTGLGVDPVPAGAHPEAAPAGVPEAFPAEKRPGGSWPEGSRLGGPMERRHTICSLDWRAARGGQENRQGGSLERRRGGSWERRQRGRPSGSWERRQPCGGSWERRRAGIAGGSWERGTGFGSWERRHTGSNPLDPQEPCPDAYSNLIILAVPNRDAAEESCALICQVFQIIYGDQSIECVDRAGYHYTSTPTRPWLSSRSESCRTDGTYGYDADFSCCSSFNGSHETFEAYYSGASSPSFHQSHHSLATACSGSDQSGTGLEQLQDYMVTLRNKLSPQEIQQFALLLREYRLGMPVQEYCTELLRLYGDRRKFLLLGMRPFIPDQDIGYFETFLESIGIREGGILTDSFGRIKRSMSNTSASAVRSYDSWSLRSESESFNRMITDITHDIEALARDEEEEEEEEEDNYL from the exons ATGGACTGCGAGGccaagaaggggaagaag GGCTTCGTGTCGCCCATCAAGCGGCTGGTTTTCCCCAAGGTGGCTCGGAGGCCGGCGCTCCGCAGCAGCGTCTACCGGCGGCCGCTGCACTCGGTGCCCCTCTACCCCCCTGACTACCTGATCGACCCCCAAATCCTGCTGCATGACTACGTGGAGAAGGAGGTGAAG TTTTTAGGCCATCTGACATGGGTGACATCCTCCCTGAATCCCTCCAGCCGGGatgaggtgctgcagctgctggacaCGGCCAGG cagctgaaggagctgcCGCTGCAGACAACGCCGGAGCAGGACAGCATCCTCAGCCTCTCAGCACGCTGCCTCCTGCTCACCTGGCGTGACAACGAGGAGCTGATCCTGCGCATCCCCACCCACGAGATCGCCGCAGCGTCCTACCTGCGTGATGATGCCCTGCACCTCCTCATCCTCAAAACCG GCCTGGGAGTGGACCCGGTCCCCGCTGGAGCACACCCCGAGGCAGCCCCGGCCGGCGTGCCCGAGGCATTCCCCGCTGAGAAGCGGCCGGGGGGCTCGTGGCCGGAGGGGTCGCGGCTGGGGGGCCCGATGGAGCGGCGGCACACCATCTGCAGCCTGGACTGGCGGGCAGCACGGGGCGGGCAGGAGAACCGGCAGGGCGGCAGCCtggagcggcggcggggcggcagctgggagcggcggcagcgcgggcgGCCCTCGGGCAGCTGGGAGCGGCGGCAGCCCTGCGGCGGTAGCTGGGAGCGGCGGCGGGCTGGCATCGCCGGCGGCAGCTGGGAGCGTGGCACCGGCTTTGGCAGCTGGGAGCGGCGGCACACCGGCAGCAACCCCCTGGACCCCCAGGAGCCTTGCCCTGACGCCTACTCCAACCTCATCATCCTCGCCGTGCCCAACAGG GATGCAGCCGAGGAGTCCTGCGCGCTCATCTGCCAGGTCTTCCAGATCATCTACGGGGACCAGAGCATCGAGTGCGTGGACCGCGCCGGGTACCACTACACCTCCACGCCCACGCGGCCCTGGCTCTCCAGCAGGA GCGAGAGCTGCCGCACAGATGGGACCTATGGCTACGATGCCgacttcagctgctgcagctcttt CAACGGCTCCCATGAGACCTTTGAAGCATATTACAGCGGTGCCTCCTCACCCTCCTTCCACCAGTCCCACCACAGCCTGGCCACTGCCTGCAGCGGCAGTGACCAGAGCGGCACTGGGCTGGAACAGCTGCAGGACTACATGGTGACG CTGCGCAACAAGCTGTCACCGCAGGAGATCCAGCAGTTCGCCCTCCTGCTCCGCGAGTACCGCCTGGGCATGCCGGTGCAGGAGTACTGCACCGAGCTCCTGCGCCTCTACGGGGACCGCAGGAAATTCCTCCTCCTGG GAATGAGGCCGTTCATCCCTGACCAAGACATCGGGTACTTTGAGACCTTCCTGGAGAGCATCGGCATCCGGGAGGGTGGAATCCTCACCGACAGCTTTGGCCGCATCAAGCGCAGCATGAGCAACACGTCAGCCTCGGCTGTGCGCAGCTACGACAGCTGGTCCCTGCGCTCCGAGTCCGAGTCCTTCAACCGCATGATCACGGACATCACCCATGACATTGAGGCGCTGGCGCgggatgaggaggaagaggaggaagaggaagaggacaACTACCTGTGA
- the CCM2L gene encoding cerebral cavernous malformations 2 protein-like isoform X2 yields the protein MDCEAKKGKKGFVSPIKRLVFPKVARRPALRSSVYRRPLHSVPLYPPDYLIDPQILLHDYVEKEVKFLGHLTWVTSSLNPSSRDEVLQLLDTARQLKELPLQTTPEQDSILSLSARCLLLTWRDNEELILRIPTHEIAAASYLRDDALHLLILKTGLGVDPVPAGAHPEAAPAGVPEAFPAEKRPGGSWPEGSRLGGPMERRHTICSLDWRAARGGQENRQGGSLERRRGGSWERRQRGRPSGSWERRQPCGGSWERRRAGIAGGSWERGTGFGSWERRHTGSNPLDPQEPCPDAYSNLIILAVPNRDAAEESCALICQVFQIIYGDQSIECVDRAGYHYTSTPTRPWLSSRSESCRTDGTYGYDADFSCCSSFNGSHETFEAYYSGASSPSFHQSHHSLATACSGSDQSGTGLEQLQDYMVTLRNKLSPQEIQQFALLLREYRLGMPVQEYCTELLRLYGDRRKFLLLGSP from the exons ATGGACTGCGAGGccaagaaggggaagaag GGCTTCGTGTCGCCCATCAAGCGGCTGGTTTTCCCCAAGGTGGCTCGGAGGCCGGCGCTCCGCAGCAGCGTCTACCGGCGGCCGCTGCACTCGGTGCCCCTCTACCCCCCTGACTACCTGATCGACCCCCAAATCCTGCTGCATGACTACGTGGAGAAGGAGGTGAAG TTTTTAGGCCATCTGACATGGGTGACATCCTCCCTGAATCCCTCCAGCCGGGatgaggtgctgcagctgctggacaCGGCCAGG cagctgaaggagctgcCGCTGCAGACAACGCCGGAGCAGGACAGCATCCTCAGCCTCTCAGCACGCTGCCTCCTGCTCACCTGGCGTGACAACGAGGAGCTGATCCTGCGCATCCCCACCCACGAGATCGCCGCAGCGTCCTACCTGCGTGATGATGCCCTGCACCTCCTCATCCTCAAAACCG GCCTGGGAGTGGACCCGGTCCCCGCTGGAGCACACCCCGAGGCAGCCCCGGCCGGCGTGCCCGAGGCATTCCCCGCTGAGAAGCGGCCGGGGGGCTCGTGGCCGGAGGGGTCGCGGCTGGGGGGCCCGATGGAGCGGCGGCACACCATCTGCAGCCTGGACTGGCGGGCAGCACGGGGCGGGCAGGAGAACCGGCAGGGCGGCAGCCtggagcggcggcggggcggcagctgggagcggcggcagcgcgggcgGCCCTCGGGCAGCTGGGAGCGGCGGCAGCCCTGCGGCGGTAGCTGGGAGCGGCGGCGGGCTGGCATCGCCGGCGGCAGCTGGGAGCGTGGCACCGGCTTTGGCAGCTGGGAGCGGCGGCACACCGGCAGCAACCCCCTGGACCCCCAGGAGCCTTGCCCTGACGCCTACTCCAACCTCATCATCCTCGCCGTGCCCAACAGG GATGCAGCCGAGGAGTCCTGCGCGCTCATCTGCCAGGTCTTCCAGATCATCTACGGGGACCAGAGCATCGAGTGCGTGGACCGCGCCGGGTACCACTACACCTCCACGCCCACGCGGCCCTGGCTCTCCAGCAGGA GCGAGAGCTGCCGCACAGATGGGACCTATGGCTACGATGCCgacttcagctgctgcagctcttt CAACGGCTCCCATGAGACCTTTGAAGCATATTACAGCGGTGCCTCCTCACCCTCCTTCCACCAGTCCCACCACAGCCTGGCCACTGCCTGCAGCGGCAGTGACCAGAGCGGCACTGGGCTGGAACAGCTGCAGGACTACATGGTGACG CTGCGCAACAAGCTGTCACCGCAGGAGATCCAGCAGTTCGCCCTCCTGCTCCGCGAGTACCGCCTGGGCATGCCGGTGCAGGAGTACTGCACCGAGCTCCTGCGCCTCTACGGGGACCGCAGGAAATTCCTCCTCCTGG GGTCACCCTGA